Proteins from a single region of Choloepus didactylus isolate mChoDid1 chromosome 10, mChoDid1.pri, whole genome shotgun sequence:
- the DCAF10 gene encoding DDB1- and CUL4-associated factor 10: MFSFVPCSPRGDEAAGTGAEEPAPQGELASAARSPQLPPAPAHPGADAAPPPPPARNSRRPGAPSPPPAARTGELGPSGAPEPSTAATQGEPSPSSPRRRRLGPDCRAGSRGRYGLSAGLGGPGTRLFGWLRERSLGRGLFVDPARDNFRTMTNLYGSIHPADSVYLSTRTHGAVFNLEYSPDGSVLTVACEQTEVLLFDPISSKHIKTLSEAHEDCVNNIRFLDNRLFATCSDDTTIALWDLRKLNTKVCTLHGHTSWVKNIEYDTNTRLLVTSGFDGNVIIWDTNRCTEDGCPHKKFFHTRFLMRMRLTPDCSKMLISTSSGYLLILHDLDLTKSLEVGSYPILRARRTTSNSDLTTSSSSSGPRVSGSPCHHSDSSLSTEKHMPRASQREGVSPRNSLEVLTPEVPGERDRGNCITSLQLHPKGWATLLRCSSNTDDQEWTCVYEFQEGAPVRPVSPRCSLRLTHYIEEANVGRGYIKELCFSPDGRMISSPHGYGIRLLGFDKQCSELVDCLPKEASPLRVIRSLYSHNDVVLTTKFSPTHCQIASGCLSGRVSLYQPKF, from the exons ATGTTTTCCTTCGTGCCCTGTAGCCCCCGAGGAGACGAGGCGGCTGGAACCGGGGCTGAGGAGCCGGCGCCTCAGGGGGAGCTGGCGTCAGCCGCCCGGTCACCCCAACTCCCACCCGCGCCCGCACATCCCGGGGCTGACGCAGCCCCTCCCCCGCCTCCCGCCCGGAATTCTCGCCGTCCTGGAGCCCCTTCGCCGCCCCCAGCCGCACGCACTGGAGAGCTCGGGCCTTCTGGAGCTCCGGAGCCCTCGACCGCCGCCACCCAGGGGGAGCCGTCGCCGTCTTCTCCTCGTCGCCGGCGGCTGGGGCCAGACTGCAGGGCCGGGAGCCGGGGCCGTTACGGCCTCAGTGCGGGCCTGGGCGGCCCTGGCACCCGGCTGTTCGGATGGCTGAGAGAGCGCAGCCTGGGCCGCGGGCTGTTCGTGGACCCGGCGAGGGACAATTTCCGCACCATGACTAACCTCTATGGTTCCATCCACCCCGCGGACTCCGTGTACCTCAGTACCCGCACCCACGGTGCAGTCTTCAACCTCGAGTACTCGCCCGACGG GTCAGTGCTGACAGTTGCTTGTGAACAGACTGAAGTTCTGCTTTTTGATCCTATATCTTCAAAGCACATAAAAACACTTTCTGAAGCTCACGAAGACTGTGTAAATAATATCAG ATTTCTTGATAATCGGCTGTTTGCTACGTGCTCTGATGACACTACAATAGCTCTGTGGGATCTGAGAAAATTGAACACTAAAGTATGCACTTTACATGGTCACACTAGCTGGGTGAAGAACATCGAATATGATACTAATACAAGACTCTTAGTAACATCAGGATTTGATGGAAATGTCATTATTTGGGACACTAACAG GTGTACAGAAGATGGATGTCCACATAAGAAATTCTTTCACACACGTTTTCTCATGCGAATGAGATTAACACCAGATTGTTCCAAAATGTTGATCTCAACTTCCTCTGGATATCTCTTAATTTTGCATGATCTTGACTTAACCAAATCATTAGAAGTAGGCAGCTATCCTATTTTGAGAGCACGAAGAACTACATCAAATTCAG ATCTGACTACTTCATCAAGTTCATCTGGTCCTAGAGTTTCTGGTTCACCTTGTCATCATAGTGATTCCAGTTTATCTACTGAGAAACATATGCCACGAGCCTCTCAAAGAGAAG gAGTTTCACCACGAAATAGTCTTGAAGTCTTAACCCCTGAAGTTCCTGGTGAGAGAGACCGTGGAAACTGCATCACATCCTTACAGCTGCACCCAAAAGGCTGGGCCACTCTTCTTCGGTGCTCAAGCAACACTGATGATCAGGAG TGGACTTGTGTCTATGAATTCCAAGAAGGAGCTCCTGTGCGACCTGTCTCACCTCGTTGTTCTCTGCGACTGACTCATTACATTGAAGAAGCCAATGTAGGCAGGGGTTATATCAAAGAACTTTGTTTCAGCCCTGACGGACGAATGATTTCTTCTCCACATGGCTATGGGATCCGCTTGTTGGGATTTGACAAACAGTGTAGTGAACTGGTTGACTGTTTGCCCAAAGAAGCCAGTCCCCTGCGGGTGATCCGTTCTCTGTACTCTCATAATGATGTGGTACTGACAACAAAGTTCTCTCCAACACATTGTCAGATTGCCTCAGGGTGCCTTAGTGGACGTGTTTCTTTGTATCAGCCAAAGTTTTAG